Proteins encoded together in one Desulfobulbaceae bacterium window:
- a CDS encoding GHKL domain-containing protein gives MAIDTRKTKAQLIEELQELRQLLIRAEIVTSQDISHLKSDHEKISAGEYRYRELFNNINNGVAVYKPNDDGSNFFFLDFNKAAERIEKTSKKEVIGKSVLDVFPGVREFGLFDVLIRVWQTGKPEHHPVTIYHDHRISGWRENYVYKLPTGEIVAVYDDITELKQAEEKLVGVYFDMEKKVASQAQVIITINKKLMHADKLNSLGRLAATLAHEIRNPLSGININLSTLEKICSKQCNHQTIENLFSQIKLASRSIESVIRRVMDYSKPITPLFRQADVNQSINEAFTLIGVAFRKAGVKTEKELQGNLPLIQLDPQLFVQVMVNLLTNAIDAVRKLPGEKKIKVISILKQNMISVTVADNGSGIAPDLVSAVFAPFFTTKADGTGIGLSICERIILDHDGSIHVGSSQWGGAAFTINLPLEKGKNAIL, from the coding sequence ATGGCTATAGATACCAGAAAAACCAAAGCACAATTGATTGAAGAATTGCAGGAGTTGCGACAGCTGTTAATCCGAGCTGAGATCGTTACCTCACAGGATATCTCGCACTTGAAATCGGATCATGAGAAAATAAGCGCCGGTGAATATCGCTACCGAGAACTATTTAATAATATTAACAACGGGGTAGCAGTTTATAAACCAAACGATGACGGCAGTAATTTCTTTTTTCTTGATTTTAACAAGGCCGCTGAACGGATTGAGAAGACGAGCAAGAAGGAGGTGATTGGCAAGAGTGTTCTTGATGTTTTTCCTGGAGTGAGAGAATTTGGTCTTTTTGATGTCTTGATACGGGTCTGGCAGACTGGTAAGCCAGAACATCATCCGGTTACGATCTATCACGATCACAGAATCAGCGGCTGGAGGGAAAACTATGTCTACAAATTACCTACAGGCGAAATTGTTGCTGTGTATGATGATATTACTGAATTGAAGCAGGCAGAGGAAAAGCTGGTAGGCGTATATTTTGATATGGAAAAAAAGGTAGCCTCTCAGGCGCAGGTGATTATTACCATCAACAAGAAGCTGATGCATGCAGATAAGCTGAATTCTCTGGGCAGACTCGCTGCCACTCTTGCCCATGAAATACGAAATCCTCTCTCCGGGATCAATATCAACCTGAGCACCCTTGAAAAGATCTGTAGTAAGCAATGTAATCATCAGACTATTGAAAATCTTTTTTCTCAGATCAAGCTGGCCTCTCGTTCGATTGAATCTGTTATTCGGCGGGTTATGGATTATTCCAAGCCTATTACTCCACTTTTTCGACAGGCGGATGTCAATCAGTCCATCAACGAAGCGTTTACTCTTATTGGAGTTGCTTTTAGAAAGGCTGGTGTCAAGACCGAAAAAGAATTACAGGGCAATCTGCCCTTGATTCAGCTCGATCCTCAGCTTTTTGTGCAGGTGATGGTTAATCTGCTGACTAATGCCATTGATGCCGTGAGAAAATTACCAGGTGAGAAAAAAATCAAAGTGATTTCTATTTTAAAACAGAACATGATCAGTGTCACGGTTGCAGATAACGGGTCTGGGATTGCGCCTGATTTGGTCAGCGCTGTTTTCGCGCCATTTTTTACCACCAAGGCTGATGGCACTGGCATCGGACTCAGTATCTGTGAGAGGATTATTCTCGATCATGATGGGTCAATACATGTCGGCTCGAGCCAATGGGGAGGGGCAGCCTTTACCATTAACCTGCCGTTGGAAAAAGGAAAAAATGCTATCCTCTAA